A genome region from Dreissena polymorpha isolate Duluth1 chromosome 16, UMN_Dpol_1.0, whole genome shotgun sequence includes the following:
- the LOC127861965 gene encoding flagellar attachment zone protein 1-like isoform X1, whose protein sequence is MSFGSEKMVSENYMISSVKEELSSKNYKISSENDTMSFESDTITSAKEKVSTENDKIASENDKISSVKEEVSSENDKIASENDTISYVKEEVSSENDKISSEDMMSSENGKISSAKNKRSSVKGKRSSVKDKRSSVKDKISSEKDMSSENGKISSGKDKISSEKEKISSDDMVSSENGQISSEKDMSSENGKISDEKDKRLSVKGKRSTKRKISSVKEESSSETESESDDMTKCSCKRHCLEQFTKSEIEDHILSMQDLDKHEKEMFILESMEQSTPTRTRTGIRKRIRYRFMFDGKVVCRPIFCYLNGIGKKSLSSIQAHVNKNGFVPRVHGNRGRKPHNALQYNDIEYCVDFLIRYVESHGQPMTAEPKSQEKEIPILLPAGLTKVIVHREYEKACQESKRRVLGIGSFRSVWRSCIPHVKISNPKEEMS, encoded by the exons ATGTCGTTTGGAAGCGAAAAGATGGTTTCTGAAAATTACATGATTTCTTCTGTGAAAGAAGAGTTGTCATCTAAGAACTACAAGATTTCATCTGAAAATGACACAATGTCATTTGAAAGCGACACGATTACATCTGCGAAAGAAAAGGTGTCAACTGAGAACGACAAGATTGCATCTGAAAACGACAAGATTTCATCTGTGAAAGAAGAGGTGTCATCTGAGAACGACAAGATTGCATCTGAAAACGACACGATTTCATATGTGAAAGAAGAGGTGTCATCTGAGAATGATAAGATTTCATCTGAGGACATGATGTCATCTGAAAATGGCAAGATTTCATCTGCGAAGAACAAGAGGTCATCTGTGAAGGGCAAGAG GTCATCTGTGAAGGACAAGAGGTCATCTGTGAAGGACAAAATTTCATCTGAGAAGGACATGTCATCTGAAAACGGCAAGATTTCATCTGGGAAGGACAAGATTTCATCTGAGAAGGAGAAGATTTCATCTGATGACATGGTGTCATCTGAAAATGGCCAGATTTCATCTGAGAAGGACATGTCATCTGAAAACGGCAAGATTTCAGATGAAAAGGACAAAAGGTTATCTGTGAAGGGCAAGAGGTCAACTAAGAGGAAGATTTCATCTGTAAAAGAAGAGTCGTCATCTGAAACCGAGTCTGAATCTGATGACATGACTAAATGTTCTTGCAAGAGACACTGTTTGGAACAATTCACCAAATCTGAAATCGAAGATCATATTTTGTCCATGCAAGATTTGGACAAACATGAAAAAGAAatgttcattcttgaatcaaTGGAACAGTCAACACCTACTAGAACAAGAACAGGAATACGAAAAAGAATAAGATATAGATTTATGTTTGATGGCAAAGTAGTATGTCGTCCAATATTCTGCTATTTGAATGGCATTGGAAAGAAATCCTTATCATCCATACAGGCACATGTTAATAAGAATGGGTTTGTGCCACGCGTCCATGGAAATAGGGGACGAAAGCCTCATAATGCCCTGCAATATAACGATATTGAATATTGCGTAGACTTTCTAATACGTTATGTCGAGTCACATGGACAACCGATGACTGCAGAACCAAAGAGCCAAGAGAAAGAGATACCGATATTGTTGCCTGCAGGCCTTACCAAGGTCATCGTTCATCGGGAATATGAAAAGGCATGTCAGGAATCCAAGCGCAGAGTACTTGGCATAGGCTCCTTTAGGAGTGTGTGGCGAAGCTGCATACCTCATGTCAAAATAAGTAACCCAAAAGAGGAAATGAGCTAA
- the LOC127861965 gene encoding M protein, serotype 6-like isoform X2 — translation MSAENDKMSSENDMISSVKEEMSTENDKISSENDMVSCENGTISSVKQEVSSENTEISYENDTISSLKEEVSSEDDKISSEDMMSSEIGKISSAKDKRSSVKDKRSSVKDKISSEKDMSSENGKISSGKDKISSEKEKISSDDMVSSENGQISSEKDMSSENGKISDEKDKRLSVKGKRSTKRKISSVKEESSSETESESDDMTKCSCKRHCLEQFTKSEIEDHILSMQDLDKHEKEMFILESMEQSTPTRTRTGIRKRIRYRFMFDGKVVCRPIFCYLNGIGKKSLSSIQAHVNKNGFVPRVHGNRGRKPHNALQYNDIEYCVDFLIRYVESHGQPMTAEPKSQEKEIPILLPAGLTKVIVHREYEKACQESKRRVLGIGSFRSVWRSCIPHVKISNPKEEMS, via the coding sequence ATGTCCGCTGAAAACGACAAGATGTCATCTGAAAACGACATGATTTCATCTGTGAAAGAAGAGATGTCAACTGAGAACGACAAGATTTCATCTGAGAACGACATGGTGTCATGTGAAAACGGCACGATTTCATCTGTGAAACAAGAGGTGTCATCTGAGAACACCGAGATTTCATATGAAAACGACACGATTTCATCTTTGAAAGAAGAGGTGTCATCTGAGGATGACAAGATTTCATCTGAGGACATGATGTCATCTGAAATTGGCAAGATTTCATCTGCGAAGGACAAGAGGTCATCTGTGAAGGACAAGAGGTCATCTGTGAAGGACAAAATTTCATCTGAGAAGGACATGTCATCTGAAAACGGCAAGATTTCATCTGGGAAGGACAAGATTTCATCTGAGAAGGAGAAGATTTCATCTGATGACATGGTGTCATCTGAAAATGGCCAGATTTCATCTGAGAAGGACATGTCATCTGAAAACGGCAAGATTTCAGATGAAAAGGACAAAAGGTTATCTGTGAAGGGCAAGAGGTCAACTAAGAGGAAGATTTCATCTGTAAAAGAAGAGTCGTCATCTGAAACCGAGTCTGAATCTGATGACATGACTAAATGTTCTTGCAAGAGACACTGTTTGGAACAATTCACCAAATCTGAAATCGAAGATCATATTTTGTCCATGCAAGATTTGGACAAACATGAAAAAGAAatgttcattcttgaatcaaTGGAACAGTCAACACCTACTAGAACAAGAACAGGAATACGAAAAAGAATAAGATATAGATTTATGTTTGATGGCAAAGTAGTATGTCGTCCAATATTCTGCTATTTGAATGGCATTGGAAAGAAATCCTTATCATCCATACAGGCACATGTTAATAAGAATGGGTTTGTGCCACGCGTCCATGGAAATAGGGGACGAAAGCCTCATAATGCCCTGCAATATAACGATATTGAATATTGCGTAGACTTTCTAATACGTTATGTCGAGTCACATGGACAACCGATGACTGCAGAACCAAAGAGCCAAGAGAAAGAGATACCGATATTGTTGCCTGCAGGCCTTACCAAGGTCATCGTTCATCGGGAATATGAAAAGGCATGTCAGGAATCCAAGCGCAGAGTACTTGGCATAGGCTCCTTTAGGAGTGTGTGGCGAAGCTGCATACCTCATGTCAAAATAAGTAACCCAAAAGAGGAAATGAGCTAA
- the LOC127861965 gene encoding uncharacterized protein LOC127861965 isoform X3, whose product MSFGSEKMVSENYMISSVKEELSSKNYKISSENDTMSFESDTITSAKEKVSTENDKIASENDKISSVKEEVSSEDDKISSEDMMSSEIGKISSAKDKRSSVKDKRSSVKDKISSEKDMSSENGKISSGKDKISSEKEKISSDDMVSSENGQISSEKDMSSENGKISDEKDKRLSVKGKRSTKRKISSVKEESSSETESESDDMTKCSCKRHCLEQFTKSEIEDHILSMQDLDKHEKEMFILESMEQSTPTRTRTGIRKRIRYRFMFDGKVVCRPIFCYLNGIGKKSLSSIQAHVNKNGFVPRVHGNRGRKPHNALQYNDIEYCVDFLIRYVESHGQPMTAEPKSQEKEIPILLPAGLTKVIVHREYEKACQESKRRVLGIGSFRSVWRSCIPHVKISNPKEEMS is encoded by the exons ATGTCGTTTGGAAGCGAAAAGATGGTTTCTGAAAATTACATGATTTCTTCTGTGAAAGAAGAGTTGTCATCTAAGAACTACAAGATTTCATCTGAAAATGACACAATGTCATTTGAAAGCGACACGATTACATCTGCGAAAGAAAAGGTGTCAACTGAGAACGACAAGATTGCATCTGAAAACGACAAGATTTCATCTGTGAAAGAAGAG GTGTCATCTGAGGATGACAAGATTTCATCTGAGGACATGATGTCATCTGAAATTGGCAAGATTTCATCTGCGAAGGACAAGAGGTCATCTGTGAAGGACAAGAGGTCATCTGTGAAGGACAAAATTTCATCTGAGAAGGACATGTCATCTGAAAACGGCAAGATTTCATCTGGGAAGGACAAGATTTCATCTGAGAAGGAGAAGATTTCATCTGATGACATGGTGTCATCTGAAAATGGCCAGATTTCATCTGAGAAGGACATGTCATCTGAAAACGGCAAGATTTCAGATGAAAAGGACAAAAGGTTATCTGTGAAGGGCAAGAGGTCAACTAAGAGGAAGATTTCATCTGTAAAAGAAGAGTCGTCATCTGAAACCGAGTCTGAATCTGATGACATGACTAAATGTTCTTGCAAGAGACACTGTTTGGAACAATTCACCAAATCTGAAATCGAAGATCATATTTTGTCCATGCAAGATTTGGACAAACATGAAAAAGAAatgttcattcttgaatcaaTGGAACAGTCAACACCTACTAGAACAAGAACAGGAATACGAAAAAGAATAAGATATAGATTTATGTTTGATGGCAAAGTAGTATGTCGTCCAATATTCTGCTATTTGAATGGCATTGGAAAGAAATCCTTATCATCCATACAGGCACATGTTAATAAGAATGGGTTTGTGCCACGCGTCCATGGAAATAGGGGACGAAAGCCTCATAATGCCCTGCAATATAACGATATTGAATATTGCGTAGACTTTCTAATACGTTATGTCGAGTCACATGGACAACCGATGACTGCAGAACCAAAGAGCCAAGAGAAAGAGATACCGATATTGTTGCCTGCAGGCCTTACCAAGGTCATCGTTCATCGGGAATATGAAAAGGCATGTCAGGAATCCAAGCGCAGAGTACTTGGCATAGGCTCCTTTAGGAGTGTGTGGCGAAGCTGCATACCTCATGTCAAAATAAGTAACCCAAAAGAGGAAATGAGCTAA
- the LOC127861965 gene encoding flagellar attachment zone protein 1-like isoform X4 encodes MSFGSEKMVSENYMISSVKEELSSKNYKISSENDTMSFESDTITSAKEKVSTENDKIASENDKISSVKEEVSSENDKIASENDTISYVKEEVSSENDKISSEDMMSSENGKISSAKNKRSSVKGKRSSVKGKRSSAKDKRSSGNGKISSGKDMASENGKISDEKGKRLSVKGKRSTKRKISSVKEESSSETESESDDMTKCSCKRHCLEQFTKSDIEDHILSMQDLDKHEKEMFILESIEQSTPTRTRTGIRKRIRYRFMFDGKVVCRPIFCYLNGIGKKSLSSIQAHVNKNGFVPRVHGNRGRKPHNALQYNDIEYCVDFLIRYVESHGQPMTAEPKSQEKEIPILLPAGLTKVIVHREYEKACQESKRRVLGIGSFRSVWRSCIPHVKISNPKEEMS; translated from the exons ATGTCGTTTGGAAGCGAAAAGATGGTTTCTGAAAATTACATGATTTCTTCTGTGAAAGAAGAGTTGTCATCTAAGAACTACAAGATTTCATCTGAAAATGACACAATGTCATTTGAAAGCGACACGATTACATCTGCGAAAGAAAAGGTGTCAACTGAGAACGACAAGATTGCATCTGAAAACGACAAGATTTCATCTGTGAAAGAAGAGGTGTCATCTGAGAACGACAAGATTGCATCTGAAAACGACACGATTTCATATGTGAAAGAAGAGGTGTCATCTGAGAATGATAAGATTTCATCTGAGGACATGATGTCATCTGAAAATGGCAAGATTTCATCTGCGAAGAACAAGAGGTCATCTGTGAAGGGCAAGAGGTCATCTGTGAAGGGCAAGAGGTCATCTGCGAAGGACAAGAGGTCATCTGGAAATGGCAAGATTTCATCTGGGAAGGACATGGCATCTGAAAACGGCAAGATTTCAGATGAAAAGGGCAAAAGGTTATCTGTGAAGGGCAAGAGGTCAACTAAGAGGAAGATTTCATCTGTAAAAGAAGAGTCGTCATCTGAAACCGAGTCTGAATCTGATGACATGACTAAATGTTCTTGCAAGAGACACTGTTTGGAACAATTCACCAAATCTGACATCGAAGATCATATTTTGTCCATGCAAGATTTGGACAAACATGAAAAAGAAATGTTCATCCTTGAATCAATTGAACAGTCAACAC CTACTAGAACAAGAACAGGAATACGAAAAAGAATAAGATATAGATTTATGTTTGATGGCAAAGTAGTATGTCGTCCAATATTCTGCTATTTGAATGGCATTGGAAAGAAATCCTTATCATCCATACAGGCACATGTTAATAAGAATGGGTTTGTGCCACGCGTCCATGGAAATAGGGGACGAAAGCCTCATAATGCCCTGCAATATAACGATATTGAATATTGCGTAGACTTTCTAATACGTTATGTCGAGTCACATGGACAACCGATGACTGCAGAACCAAAGAGCCAAGAGAAAGAGATACCGATATTGTTGCCTGCAGGCCTTACCAAGGTCATCGTTCATCGGGAATATGAAAAGGCATGTCAGGAATCCAAGCGCAGAGTACTTGGCATAGGCTCCTTTAGGAGTGTGTGGCGAAGCTGCATACCTCATGTCAAAATAAGTAACCCAAAAGAGGAAATGAGCTAA